Proteins encoded in a region of the Pseudomonas viciae genome:
- a CDS encoding ABC transporter ATP-binding protein, translating to MANLKIKNLQKGFEGFSIIKGIDLEVNDKEFVVFVGPSGCGKSTLLRLIAGLEEVSDGTIELDGRDITEVSPAKRDLAMVFQTYALYPHMSVRKNMSFALDLAGVPKAEVEKKVNEAARILELGPMLERKPKQLSGGQRQRVAIGRAIVRNPKIFLFDEPLSNLDAALRVQMRLELARLHKELQATMIYVTHDQVEAMTLADKVVVLNGGRIEQVGSPLELYHQPANLFVAGFLGTPKMGFLKGKVTRLDSQGCEVLLDAGTRISLPLSGANLSVGGAVTLGIRPEHLNLAQPGDCTLQVTADVSERLGSDTFCHVVTASGEALTMRVRGDLASQFGEQLSLHLDAEHCHLFDAEGVAVTRALRAAA from the coding sequence ATGGCCAACCTGAAAATCAAGAACCTGCAAAAAGGCTTCGAAGGCTTTTCCATCATCAAAGGCATCGACCTGGAAGTGAACGACAAGGAATTCGTGGTTTTCGTCGGCCCGTCGGGCTGTGGCAAATCCACGCTGCTGCGGCTGATTGCCGGCCTGGAAGAAGTCAGCGACGGCACCATCGAACTGGACGGCCGGGACATCACCGAAGTCAGCCCGGCCAAACGCGACCTGGCGATGGTGTTCCAGACCTACGCCCTGTACCCGCACATGAGCGTGCGCAAGAACATGTCCTTCGCCCTGGACCTGGCCGGCGTGCCCAAGGCCGAGGTCGAGAAGAAGGTCAACGAAGCGGCACGCATCCTCGAACTGGGGCCAATGCTCGAGCGTAAGCCCAAGCAACTGTCTGGCGGCCAGCGCCAGCGTGTGGCAATTGGCCGGGCCATCGTGCGCAACCCGAAAATCTTCCTGTTCGACGAACCCTTGTCCAACCTTGACGCCGCCCTTCGCGTACAGATGCGCCTGGAACTGGCCCGGCTGCACAAGGAGTTGCAAGCGACCATGATCTACGTGACCCACGACCAGGTCGAAGCCATGACCCTGGCCGACAAGGTGGTGGTGCTCAATGGCGGGCGCATCGAGCAGGTCGGCTCGCCGCTGGAGCTGTATCACCAACCGGCCAATCTGTTTGTCGCCGGGTTCCTCGGCACGCCGAAAATGGGCTTTCTCAAAGGCAAGGTTACGCGCCTGGACAGCCAGGGTTGTGAAGTCCTGTTGGACGCCGGAACCCGTATCAGCTTGCCGTTGAGCGGGGCCAACTTGAGCGTCGGCGGCGCGGTGACCCTGGGGATTCGTCCGGAGCACCTGAACCTGGCACAACCGGGCGATTGCACGCTGCAAGTCACCGCCGATGTCAGCGAACGCCTGGGCAGCGACACCTTCTGCCACGTCGTGACCGCGTCCGGCGAAGCCTTGACCATGCGCGTTCGCGGAGACCTGGCGAGCCAATTCGGCGAGCAACTGAGCCTGCACCTGGACGCCGAGCACTGCCACCTATTCGATGCCGAAGGCGTAGCGGTCACCCGTGCGCTACGCGCCGCCGCCTGA
- a CDS encoding carbohydrate ABC transporter permease, protein MTLQQSRRLQSLLLGTLAWAIAILIFFPIFWMVLTSFKTEIDAFATPPQFIFTPTLENYLHINERSDYFSFAWNSVVISFSATALCLLIAVPAAYSMAFYETQRTKGTLLWMLSTKMLPPVGVLMPIYLLAKSFGLLDTRIALIIIYTLINLPIVVWMIYTYFKDIPRDILEAARLDGATLWQEMVRVLLPIAKGGLASTVLLSLILCWNEAFWSLNLTSSKAAPLTALIASYSSPEGLFWAKLSAVSTLACAPILIFGWISQKQLVRGLSFGAVK, encoded by the coding sequence ATGACTCTTCAACAATCCCGCCGGCTGCAAAGCCTGCTGCTGGGCACACTGGCCTGGGCCATCGCGATCCTGATTTTCTTCCCGATCTTCTGGATGGTGCTGACCAGTTTCAAGACCGAAATCGATGCCTTCGCCACACCACCGCAATTCATCTTCACCCCGACGCTGGAAAACTACCTGCACATCAACGAGCGCAGCGACTACTTCAGTTTTGCCTGGAACTCGGTGGTGATTTCCTTCAGTGCCACCGCCCTGTGCCTGCTGATCGCGGTGCCGGCGGCCTACTCCATGGCGTTCTACGAAACCCAGCGCACCAAAGGCACGCTGCTGTGGATGCTCTCCACCAAGATGCTGCCACCGGTAGGCGTGCTGATGCCGATCTACCTGCTGGCCAAGAGTTTTGGCCTGTTGGACACCCGGATAGCGCTGATCATCATCTACACGTTGATCAACCTGCCGATTGTGGTCTGGATGATTTACACCTACTTCAAGGACATTCCCCGCGACATCCTCGAAGCCGCGCGTCTGGATGGCGCCACGCTGTGGCAGGAAATGGTCCGCGTGCTGCTGCCGATTGCCAAGGGTGGCCTGGCGTCCACCGTGCTGCTGTCGCTGATCCTGTGCTGGAACGAGGCCTTCTGGTCACTGAACCTCACATCGTCCAAAGCCGCGCCACTGACGGCATTGATCGCCTCTTACTCAAGCCCCGAAGGTCTGTTCTGGGCCAAATTGTCGGCCGTCTCGACCCTGGCCTGCGCGCCGATCCTGATTTTTGGCTGGATCAGCCAGAAACAGCTGGTGCGCGGTTTGTCCTTTGGCGCCGTGAAATAA
- a CDS encoding carbohydrate ABC transporter permease, with translation MNSSTTTAKAPIEIAPPARKLRLANPGWFLVSPSVALLLLWMIVPLGMTVYFSLIRYNLLYPGENEFVGLENFTYFLTDSGFMPGATNTLLLVGSVLLISIVLGVLISALLEASEFFGRGIVRVLLISPFFIMPTVGALIWKNLIFHPVSGILASVWKLFGAQPVDWLAHYPLLSIIIIVSWQWLPFAILILMTAMQSLDQEQKEAARLDGAGPIAIFWHLTLPHLARPIAVVLMIETIFLLSVFAEIFTTTNGGPGYASTNLAYLIYNQALVQFDVGMASAGGLIAVVIANIAAIILVRMIGKNLTDKH, from the coding sequence ATGAATAGTTCAACGACAACCGCCAAAGCACCCATCGAGATCGCCCCACCGGCGCGCAAGCTCCGCCTGGCCAACCCCGGCTGGTTCCTGGTCAGCCCTTCGGTCGCCTTATTGCTGCTGTGGATGATCGTGCCGCTGGGCATGACCGTCTATTTCTCGCTGATCCGCTACAACCTGCTCTATCCCGGCGAAAACGAATTCGTGGGACTGGAGAATTTCACTTATTTCCTCACCGATTCGGGTTTCATGCCCGGCGCCACCAACACCCTGTTGCTGGTGGGCAGCGTGTTGCTGATCAGTATCGTGCTCGGGGTGTTGATCAGCGCGCTGCTGGAGGCCAGTGAGTTTTTCGGTCGCGGCATCGTACGTGTACTGTTGATCTCGCCCTTCTTCATCATGCCCACCGTGGGCGCGCTGATCTGGAAGAACCTGATTTTCCACCCGGTCTCGGGGATCCTCGCCTCGGTGTGGAAACTGTTCGGCGCGCAACCGGTGGACTGGCTGGCCCATTACCCGCTGCTGTCGATCATCATCATTGTGTCCTGGCAATGGTTGCCCTTCGCGATCCTGATCCTGATGACCGCCATGCAGTCCCTCGACCAGGAGCAGAAAGAAGCCGCGCGCCTGGATGGCGCCGGTCCCATCGCGATTTTCTGGCACCTGACCTTGCCGCACCTGGCCCGCCCGATTGCCGTGGTACTGATGATCGAGACGATTTTCCTGCTGTCGGTGTTCGCCGAGATTTTCACCACCACCAACGGTGGCCCTGGCTACGCCTCGACCAACCTCGCCTACCTGATCTACAACCAGGCGCTGGTGCAGTTCGACGTCGGCATGGCGTCGGCCGGTGGCCTGATTGCCGTGGTCATCGCCAACATCGCCGCCATCATCCTTGTCCGGATGATCGGCAAAAACCTCACCGACAAGCACTGA